Proteins co-encoded in one Flavivirga eckloniae genomic window:
- a CDS encoding enoyl-CoA hydratase/isomerase family protein, with translation MIESYVKLTINNEIGYIEFSHPNRNSMPSDILSQLAKTIKEAGNNNTIKVIVLKSGGDRTFCAGASFNELIAIEDAKSGKTFFSGFANVINEMRKCPKLIIGRIQGKSVGGGVGLAAATDYCMATKYASIKLSELSIGIGPFVIEPAVTRKIGLPAMSQMTIDAETFFSAEFAKEKGLYADVFETTEELDEAVNTLATKLASYNPEALAKMKAVFWKDTEHWDTLLTDRAKISGELVLSKFTKKTLKRFR, from the coding sequence ATGATAGAATCATACGTAAAGCTTACGATTAACAACGAAATTGGGTATATTGAATTCTCTCACCCAAACCGTAATTCTATGCCAAGTGATATTTTGTCTCAGTTGGCTAAAACCATTAAAGAAGCAGGAAACAACAATACTATTAAAGTTATTGTTTTAAAAAGTGGAGGAGACAGAACCTTTTGCGCAGGAGCAAGTTTTAATGAGTTGATAGCTATTGAAGATGCTAAAAGCGGGAAAACATTTTTCTCTGGCTTTGCAAATGTTATCAACGAGATGCGGAAATGTCCTAAGCTTATTATTGGGCGTATTCAGGGGAAATCTGTTGGTGGCGGTGTAGGGTTAGCAGCAGCAACAGACTATTGTATGGCTACAAAATATGCTTCAATAAAACTAAGTGAACTAAGTATAGGTATTGGTCCATTTGTAATAGAACCTGCGGTGACCAGAAAGATAGGATTGCCAGCGATGTCTCAAATGACAATAGATGCTGAAACATTTTTCTCTGCAGAATTCGCGAAAGAAAAAGGGCTATATGCCGATGTTTTTGAAACCACAGAAGAACTAGACGAAGCTGTTAATACGCTGGCTACTAAACTAGCGTCCTATAACCCGGAAGCCTTAGCGAAAATGAAGGCCGTTTTTTGGAAGGATACAGAGCATTGGGATACTTTATTAACCGATCGGGCCAAAATAAGTGGTGAATTGGTGCTTAGTAAATTCACCAAAAAAACCTTGAAACGGTTTCGGTAG
- a CDS encoding bestrophin family protein: MYTRRIFPVLGVLKWTRRHIFLFIFLALIPVFLFDVLGLKWLHVPWLPLGVLGTAVAFVVSFKNNASYDRLWEARKIWGGIVNASRSWTIMVKDFINNDHTKEDRTEEEMKAIKRELVHRHVAWLTALRYQLRQDKPWEMHLKAGRSNKEFREAKYRVCEDVEDKEGAIRSYLSDEDYNEVFAKGNQASQLLGIQSRRLKELMKEGLIEDFRHMEMMNMLVEFYTLQGKSERIKNFPYPRQFATLNYLFVWIFILLIPYGIMEGFESFGEKILVSLNKHEEQTSLMHVAQEAIAKHFVWFSVPFSALISWVFHTMEAIGENTENPFEGGPNDVPITDLSRGIEIDIRQLIDDTDIPEPYVWPNDIVM; encoded by the coding sequence ATGTACACAAGGCGTATATTTCCAGTATTAGGAGTTTTAAAATGGACTCGAAGGCACATTTTCTTATTTATATTTTTAGCTTTAATCCCTGTTTTTTTATTTGATGTGCTAGGTTTAAAATGGCTTCATGTGCCTTGGTTGCCATTAGGCGTCTTAGGTACAGCGGTGGCATTTGTTGTGAGTTTTAAAAACAATGCTTCATATGATAGGCTGTGGGAAGCCCGAAAAATATGGGGAGGCATAGTGAATGCGTCGCGTTCCTGGACGATCATGGTAAAGGATTTTATTAATAACGATCATACCAAAGAGGATAGAACCGAAGAGGAGATGAAAGCTATTAAGCGGGAGTTAGTGCATAGGCATGTGGCTTGGTTAACGGCTTTACGCTATCAGTTACGACAAGACAAACCATGGGAAATGCATCTTAAAGCTGGAAGATCCAATAAAGAGTTTAGAGAAGCGAAGTATAGGGTCTGTGAAGATGTAGAAGATAAAGAAGGCGCTATAAGATCATACCTTTCAGATGAAGACTATAATGAGGTTTTTGCCAAGGGGAATCAAGCATCTCAATTATTAGGAATCCAATCCCGACGATTAAAAGAATTAATGAAGGAGGGTTTAATTGAGGATTTTAGGCATATGGAAATGATGAATATGCTTGTGGAATTCTATACACTTCAAGGCAAAAGCGAACGGATTAAAAACTTTCCATACCCAAGGCAATTTGCAACTCTTAATTATCTATTCGTTTGGATTTTTATTTTATTAATTCCCTATGGGATTATGGAAGGGTTTGAAAGTTTTGGCGAGAAAATCTTGGTTTCATTAAACAAACATGAAGAGCAAACATCACTTATGCATGTGGCTCAAGAAGCCATTGCAAAACACTTTGTATGGTTCTCTGTACCTTTTAGTGCTTTAATCTCATGGGTGTTTCATACTATGGAAGCTATTGGAGAAAATACAGAAAATCCATTTGAAGGAGGGCCTAACGATGTGCCTATTACAGATTTAAGCAGGGGTATAGAAATAGATATAAGACAACTTATTGATGATACCGATATTCCTGAGCCTTATGTTTGGCCAAATGATATTGTGATGTAA
- a CDS encoding aromatic amino acid hydroxylase encodes MSNLIESNDILKRLPKHLMQFIKPQDYEDYSAIDQAVWRYVMRKNVDFLSKVAHKSYMEGLKQTGISIDSIPNMYGMNRILKDIGWAAVAVDGFIPPNAFMEFQAYNVLVIASDIRQLEHIEYTPAPDIIHEGAGHAPIIANPEYAEYLRRFGEVGCKAISSAKDYELYEAVRYLSIIKEAPNSEASDIAAAEKKVEDLQQNMGEPSEMALIRNLHWWTVEYGLIGTLENPKIYGAGLLSSIGESAWCMTDEVEKLPYDIKATYKNFDITKPQPQLFVTPDFAHLSLVLEEFANTMALRKGGLSGINKLIESNALGSIELSTGLQISGIFTNVIENDRKPIYIQTTGKTALAYREKELVGHGTNTHSEGFGSPIGKLKGINLAIEDMSPRDLSAYDIYEEQAVTLEFEGGVKVSGEIITGKRNLQGKIILVRFKNCTVTHNDTVLFKPEWGIYDMAIGKDIVSAYSGPADLDSFDLITHVPSTKTIHVKKSEEQIQLEMLYQQVRDYRENRNRTISRTKMLDELMENHPNDWLLSVELYELAFESNKTELCKNILNHLETVKQNRPEVGHLIDDGLEIIKQTVNV; translated from the coding sequence ATGTCTAATCTTATAGAATCTAACGATATTTTAAAACGCCTACCCAAACATCTTATGCAATTTATAAAACCTCAAGATTACGAGGATTATTCTGCCATAGACCAAGCTGTTTGGCGTTATGTAATGCGTAAAAATGTCGATTTTCTTAGTAAAGTAGCCCATAAGTCTTATATGGAAGGGCTAAAGCAGACCGGTATTTCTATTGATAGCATTCCTAATATGTATGGTATGAATAGAATTTTAAAAGACATTGGTTGGGCCGCAGTGGCGGTTGATGGTTTTATACCGCCAAATGCATTTATGGAATTTCAAGCCTATAATGTATTGGTTATTGCTAGCGATATAAGACAGTTAGAGCATATAGAATACACACCTGCTCCCGATATTATTCATGAAGGCGCTGGACACGCTCCTATTATTGCTAATCCTGAATATGCAGAGTATTTAAGACGTTTTGGAGAGGTTGGTTGTAAAGCTATTTCGTCTGCCAAGGATTACGAATTATATGAAGCTGTTAGATATTTATCTATTATAAAGGAGGCTCCCAATTCTGAAGCGAGCGACATAGCCGCTGCCGAGAAAAAAGTTGAAGATTTACAACAAAACATGGGCGAACCTAGTGAAATGGCGCTTATTAGAAATTTACATTGGTGGACGGTTGAATACGGTTTAATCGGAACTTTAGAAAATCCGAAAATTTACGGCGCTGGTTTACTATCCTCTATTGGCGAAAGTGCCTGGTGTATGACCGATGAGGTTGAAAAGCTTCCTTACGATATTAAGGCAACCTATAAAAATTTCGATATTACTAAACCACAACCTCAGCTTTTTGTTACACCAGATTTTGCTCATTTAAGTCTTGTATTAGAAGAATTTGCAAATACCATGGCGTTACGTAAGGGCGGACTTTCTGGGATTAACAAATTAATTGAATCTAATGCCTTAGGCTCTATAGAACTAAGTACTGGTTTGCAAATTTCCGGAATTTTCACAAACGTGATAGAAAATGACAGAAAGCCTATTTACATTCAAACAACCGGCAAAACAGCTTTAGCTTATAGAGAAAAAGAATTAGTTGGGCATGGTACAAATACTCATAGTGAAGGTTTTGGATCTCCTATAGGAAAACTAAAAGGGATAAATTTAGCGATTGAAGATATGAGCCCAAGAGACCTAAGTGCTTACGATATTTATGAAGAACAGGCGGTTACTTTAGAGTTTGAAGGCGGTGTGAAAGTTTCTGGTGAAATTATTACTGGCAAAAGAAACCTTCAGGGAAAAATAATATTGGTGCGCTTTAAAAATTGTACCGTTACGCATAATGATACGGTATTGTTTAAACCAGAATGGGGTATTTACGATATGGCTATTGGTAAAGATATTGTTTCTGCATATTCAGGGCCTGCCGATTTAGATAGTTTTGATTTAATTACGCATGTGCCATCTACTAAAACCATTCATGTAAAAAAATCGGAAGAGCAAATTCAGTTAGAAATGCTTTACCAACAAGTTCGAGATTATCGCGAAAATAGGAATAGAACCATTTCCAGAACTAAAATGTTAGACGAATTAATGGAGAATCATCCCAATGATTGGTTATTATCCGTAGAACTTTACGAACTGGCTTTTGAATCGAATAAAACCGAACTCTGCAAAAACATCTTAAACCACTTGGAAACCGTAAAACAAAATAGACCAGAAGTTGGTCATTTAATTGATGATGGTTTAGAAATTATTAAACAGACTGTTAATGTTTAA
- a CDS encoding 1-aminocyclopropane-1-carboxylate deaminase/D-cysteine desulfhydrase — protein MIFKLEHSINQQVKAPENKGVELFIKREDEIHPFVSGNKYRKLKYNLLEAEKQGFKTLLTFGGAFSNHIAAVASAGNLLGFKTIGVIRGDELEDKISENETLSFAKQNGMQFKFVSRKAYRDKTSESFISILREIFEDFYLVPEGGTNALAVKGCEEILSETDADFDYICSSVGTGGTISGLINCSKPSQQVLGFPALKGDFLKQDISKFVTKTNWDLITDYHFGGYAKINEELVTFINQFKRQNTISLDPVYTGKMMFGIFDLINKGYFKKGSKILAIHTGGLQGIDGMNTVLKNKNLSIIE, from the coding sequence ATGATATTTAAGCTTGAACATAGTATAAATCAGCAAGTAAAGGCGCCCGAAAATAAGGGTGTTGAACTGTTTATAAAAAGAGAGGATGAGATACATCCTTTTGTGTCTGGGAATAAGTATAGAAAGCTTAAATACAACCTTTTGGAAGCAGAAAAACAAGGGTTTAAAACCCTTCTTACTTTTGGAGGGGCTTTTTCTAACCATATAGCAGCAGTGGCTTCGGCAGGAAATTTGCTGGGGTTTAAAACAATTGGTGTTATTAGAGGCGATGAGTTGGAAGATAAAATTTCTGAAAATGAAACCTTAAGTTTTGCAAAACAAAATGGGATGCAGTTTAAGTTTGTTTCCAGAAAAGCATATCGGGATAAAACATCTGAATCCTTTATAAGTATACTAAGAGAAATATTTGAAGATTTTTACCTCGTTCCAGAAGGGGGTACAAATGCCTTGGCAGTTAAAGGATGCGAAGAGATATTGAGTGAAACGGATGCTGATTTTGATTATATATGCTCTTCGGTTGGAACCGGCGGTACCATTTCCGGGCTTATAAATTGTTCAAAACCTAGTCAACAAGTTTTAGGTTTTCCTGCCCTAAAAGGTGATTTTTTAAAACAAGATATTAGTAAATTTGTAACCAAGACCAATTGGGATTTAATAACCGATTACCATTTTGGAGGTTACGCAAAAATAAATGAAGAATTGGTAACGTTTATCAATCAGTTTAAAAGACAGAATACCATTTCTTTAGATCCAGTTTATACTGGGAAAATGATGTTCGGAATTTTTGATTTAATTAATAAGGGGTACTTTAAAAAAGGATCGAAAATTTTAGCAATTCATACTGGAGGTTTACAAGGAATTGATGGTATGAATACCGTATTAAAAAATAAAAATTTATCAATAATTGAATAG
- a CDS encoding DUF5522 domain-containing protein — MKKIIPIEEGDYYLTPEGYRCFTEQYHLKRGYCCESGCRHCPYGYDRNKG, encoded by the coding sequence ATGAAAAAAATAATCCCTATAGAGGAAGGAGACTACTACTTAACACCTGAAGGTTACCGCTGTTTCACAGAACAATACCATTTAAAAAGGGGCTATTGTTGCGAAAGCGGATGCAGACACTGTCCGTACGGATACGACAGAAACAAAGGATAG
- a CDS encoding glucosaminidase domain-containing protein has protein sequence MNRRISRIALVLCLGCFLFSCRSKKVVISKRPKTNTNTTVSNKGTEKPSDNSTKVYANATERYIDDYKDIAQNEMSLYGIPASITLAQGVLESGSGKGRLSVQANNHFGIKCHGWKGGKIYHDDDKAQECFRKYKDAKYSFRDHSLFLKDRKRYAKLFRLRKEDYKGWARELRAAGYATDKKYPQKLISIIERYELYKYDKEVLGGAYTEYKEPANTGHADRATYTVLKGDTLYSISKRYGITVKELQKLNGIRGTALSVGQVLVVKP, from the coding sequence TTGAATAGAAGAATAAGTAGAATAGCGTTAGTATTGTGTTTAGGGTGTTTTCTTTTTAGTTGCCGTTCTAAAAAGGTTGTCATTTCTAAGAGGCCGAAAACGAATACTAATACTACGGTAAGTAATAAAGGAACGGAAAAACCATCCGATAATTCAACAAAAGTATATGCCAATGCTACAGAGCGGTATATTGACGATTATAAAGACATCGCTCAAAACGAAATGAGCTTATATGGTATTCCGGCAAGCATTACTTTAGCACAAGGCGTTCTGGAATCTGGCTCGGGTAAGGGGCGACTTTCTGTACAGGCCAATAATCATTTTGGTATTAAATGCCATGGCTGGAAAGGCGGTAAAATTTATCATGATGACGATAAAGCACAGGAGTGTTTTAGAAAATATAAGGATGCCAAATATTCGTTTAGGGATCATTCACTTTTTTTAAAGGATAGAAAGCGATATGCAAAGCTCTTCAGGCTTCGGAAAGAAGATTATAAGGGCTGGGCTCGAGAGTTAAGGGCAGCAGGCTATGCAACCGATAAAAAATACCCACAAAAGTTAATTAGTATTATCGAACGCTATGAATTGTATAAATACGATAAAGAGGTGTTAGGAGGCGCGTATACAGAATATAAAGAACCAGCAAATACCGGTCATGCAGATCGTGCTACATATACGGTTTTAAAAGGCGATACGTTATACTCTATTTCAAAGCGATACGGTATTACTGTAAAGGAACTTCAAAAACTAAATGGAATAAGAGGTACTGCCTTAAGTGTAGGACAAGTACTCGTTGTAAAACCATAA
- a CDS encoding DUF4136 domain-containing protein: MKKLFNSLPLLALLIVVSSCSSVRVAADYDKNANFGEYKTFAFFKTGIDKAEISDLDKRRILRAIEAEMLAKGFTKSKKPDLLVSLFTKSQQRVDVYNNSWGFGGWGWGPGWAWGPGWGGFGPGWGWGWNQPSVSTSTQGVLYIDLIDSNKKELVWQGMGTGYLSRNTEKKEARIKEFVTEIMTKYPPGAQP; this comes from the coding sequence ATGAAAAAACTATTTAACTCTTTACCACTTTTAGCATTGCTTATTGTGGTTAGCTCGTGCAGTTCTGTGCGCGTTGCGGCAGACTATGATAAGAATGCCAATTTTGGAGAATACAAAACCTTCGCGTTTTTTAAAACAGGTATTGATAAAGCTGAAATTAGCGATTTAGATAAACGAAGAATCCTTCGTGCTATTGAAGCCGAAATGCTAGCTAAAGGTTTTACAAAATCTAAAAAACCCGATCTTTTAGTAAGCCTTTTTACAAAATCTCAGCAACGCGTAGACGTTTACAATAACTCTTGGGGTTTTGGTGGCTGGGGCTGGGGTCCAGGCTGGGCCTGGGGACCTGGTTGGGGAGGCTTTGGACCCGGTTGGGGATGGGGTTGGAATCAGCCTAGCGTTTCTACCAGCACTCAAGGCGTTTTATACATAGATCTTATTGATTCCAATAAAAAGGAATTGGTTTGGCAAGGTATGGGCACTGGTTATTTAAGTAGAAATACAGAGAAAAAAGAAGCGCGTATCAAAGAGTTTGTAACCGAAATCATGACGAAATATCCTCCGGGAGCTCAACCATAA